The genomic interval CACCGCCGGCATCCGTCCGGCGGCTCGCGGGAAGGCACCTGGTTGAGGGCGCACTGGGTCGGCACACTGTTCAGCTCCGAGGGTGCGAGCTCTCGATTGCACCTTGAGAACTACAGAGCGAGCGCGAGCATCTACAGTCAAGTTATTAAGGGCTTACGGTGGATGCCTTGGCGCCAGGAGCCGACGAAGGACGCGTCTAGCTGCGAAAAGCCTCGGGGAGCTGCTAAGAGAGCTTTGATCCGGGGGTGTCCGAATGGGGAAACCCGGCTGGGGTCATGCCCAGTCACCCGTGTCTGAATACATAGGACACGAGGAGGGAACCGCCCGAAGTGAAACATCTCAGTAGGGCGAGGAAGGAAAAGCAACCGCGACTCCCCTAGTAGTGGCGAGCGAACGGGGAACAGCCTAAACCGACACGGTGTGATAGCCCGGTGGCGTTGCCGTGTCGGGGTCGTGGGACCCGCACCGATCCATACCGGTGGATCGAAGGAGTTACAAAGCCGACACCTAGCCGAAGGCCATGGAAAGGGCCGCCGCAGCAGGTAACAGCCCTGTAGGCGAAAGGCGATCGGCCTCCTCGCGGGGATCCCGAGTAGCACGGAGCCCGTGGAATTCCGTGTGAATCTGGGGGGCCCACCCCCTAAGGCTCAGCACTCCCTGGCGACCGATAGTGAACCAGTACCGTGAGGGAAAGGTGAAAAGTACCCCGGGAGGGGAGTGAAAGAGTACCTGAAACCGTGAGCCTACAAGCTGTCGGAGCTCTTGCTGGGCAACCAGTTAGAGTGACGGCGTGCCTTTTGAAGAATGAGCCGGCGAGTTTGCGATCTGCGGCGAGGTTAAGTCTCCTGACGAAGCCGAAGCGAAAGCGAGTCCGAAATGGGCGCACAGTCGCGGGTCCAAGACCCGAAACCGAGTGATCTAGCCATGGGCAGGTTGAAGCGGGGGTAAGACCTCGTGGAGGACCGAACCCACCAGGGTTGAAAACCTGGGGGATGACCTGTGGTTAGGGGTGAAAGGCCAATCAAACTCGGTGATAGCTGGTTCTCCCCGAAATGCCTTTAGGGGCAGCCTCGGGCGTTCTCCAGCGGAGGTAGAGCACTGCTTGGGCTAGGGAGCCTACAAGCTTACCGAACTCAGGCAAACTCCGAATGCCGCTGGACCAGAGCCCGGGAGTGAGGGCGCGGGGGCTAAGCTCCGTGTCCGAGAGGGAAACAACCCAGATCGCCAGCTAAGGTCCCTAAGTTCGTGCTAAGTGGTAAAGGATGTGAGATCGCCCAGACAACCAGGAGGTTGGCTTAGAAGCAGCCACCCTTGAAAGAGTGCGTAACAGCTCACTGGTCAAGTGGTCTTGCGCCGACAATGTAACGGGGCTCAAGCACGACACCGAAGCTGCGGGATCGGCCAGATGGTTCGGCGCACGGGGGAGGCCCCATGCGTCCAGATCGGTCGATCGGTAGGGGAGCGTTCCCAGGCGAGTGAAGCGGCGGGGCAACCCAGTCGTGGACGCCTGGGAAGTGAGAATGCCGGCATGAGTAGCGAGAGACGGGGGAGGAGCCCGTCCGCCGGATGCCCAAGGGTTCCTGGGGAAGGTTCATCCGCCCAGGGTTAGTCGGGACCTAAGCCGAGGCCGAGAGGCGTAGGCGATGGACGACTGGTTGATATTCCAGTACCACTTCATCCGCGCCCCGGCCGAATCCAGGTCGCTAAGGGAACCCCTTCGGGGGCTACCGACCCACCTGGTACTAGGCCAGCGAAGGGGGGACGCAGGAGGGTAGCTCGACCCAGGCGTTGGTTGTCCTGGGGTAAGCGTGTAGGGGGGCCACCCAGGCAAATCCGGGAGGCCGTCAACCCTGAGACGCGATGCCGAACCGTTCTAGGTGAAGCGAGTGATCCCATGCTGCCGAGAAAAGCCTCTAGCGAGTGGATGAGGTGCCCGTACCCCAAACCGACACAGGTGGGCACGCAGAGAATGCGAAGGCGATCGAGATAACTCTGGTTAAGGAACTCGGCAAATTACCCCCGTAACTTCGGGAGAAGGGGGACCGCGCTAGCGTGTAGGACTTCGCGTCCGAAGCGCGATGCGGTGGCACAAACCAGGCCCAAGCGACTGTTTACTAAAAACACAGGTCCGTGCTAAGTCGTAAGACGACGTATACGGACTGACGCCTGCCCGGTGCCGGAACGTTAAGAGGAGGGGTTAGATCTTCGGATCGAAGCTCCGAATCTAAGCGCCGGTAAACGGCGGCCCTAACTATAAGGGTCCTAAGGTAGCGAAATTCCTTGTCGGGTAAGTTCCGACCTGCACGAATGGCGTAACGACTTGGGCGCTGTCTCAACCGGAGACTCGGCGAAATTGCACTACGAGTAAAGATGCTCGTTACCCGCAGCAGGACGGAAAGACCCCGGGACCTTTACTGCAGCTTGGTGTTGGGTTTTGGCATGTGTTGCGTAGGATAGGCGGGAGGCTGCGAAGCCCTCATTCCGGTGAGGGTGGAGCCACCCTTGAAATACCGCCCTACACTTGTTGAGACCCTAACCCTCGCCCGTGATCCGGGTGGGGAACAGCGCCTGGTGGGCAGTTTGACTGGGGCGGTTGCCTCCTAAAGAGTAACGGAGGCGCCCAAAGGTTCCCTCAGTCTGGTTGGCAATCAGACGGCGAGTGCAAGGGCACAAGGGAGCTTGACTGCGAGACCGACGGGTCGAGCAGGTGCGAAAGCAGGGCCTAGTGATCCGACGACGCCTAGTGGTAGGGTCGTCGCTCAACGGCTAAAAGGTACCCCGGGGATAACAGGCTGATCTTCCCCAAGAGTCCATATCGACGGGATGGTTTGGCACCTCGATGTCGGCTCGTCTCATCCTGGGGCTGGAGCAGGTCCCAAGGGTCGGGCTGTTCGCCCGTTAAAGAGGCACGCGAGCTGGGTTTAGAACGTCGTGAGACAGTTCGGTCCCTATCCGCTGTGGGCGCAGGAGATCTGAGAGGAGCTGCCCCTAGTACGAGAGGACCGGGGCGGACGAACCTCTGGTGTGCCAGTTGTCGCGCCAGCGGCACGGCTGGTTAGCCACGTTCGGAAGGGATAAGCGCTGAAAGCATCTAAGTGCGAAGCTCGCCTCAAGATGAGATCTCCCACTGGGAAACCAGGTAAGGCCCCTCGTAGACCACGAGGTTGATAGGCCGGAGGTGGAAGCACGGCGACGTGTTGAGCCGACCGGTACTAATAGGCCGAGGACTTGACTCTTACTCGCGCTCGCTCTGGAGTTCCGAGGTCATCGGGACTCGCACCCTCCTTCTTCGAGGCGTCGCCGGCACCTGCCGGCGTCGCTTTCGAGCAAGGGTTTCGGTGGCAATGGCGGAGGGGATCCACCCGGTCCCATCCCGAACCCGGACGTTAAGCCCTCCAGCGCCGATGGTACTGCCCTGGTGACGGGGTGGGAGAGTAGGTCGCCGCCGGACATCTTCACGAAAGCCGCCCAGACGTCGGGCGGCTTTCGTTCGTGGTGGGCACGCCGCCCAGACGTCGGGCGGCTTTCGTTCGTGATGGGCACGCCTCTGAGGTGTCGCGCCTCGGTCCATCGGCCGGAAGACCTAGCCCTTGGTCCCTTGTCATCCGGGGCCCCGACCCGGGAGGATGGTCGGGTGCGTCCCGGTCGATCGGGACGAGGTTTTCCCCGCGGTCGGGCGGGGACGGCCGGGGGTTCACCCCGACCGCAAAGAACATGCGAGCCAGCGGTTACCCGCGGAAGGAATCGGAGATCATGGGACGTCACACGCGAGGCGCTCGGCGCCGTTTGATCGGATCGATCGCCGCCCTGGGGATCGTCGGAGCTCTCTTGACGGCACCGGGGTCGGCCGGAGCGGCGATCGGCGCGCAGGAGATCGCCGGTGGCCTGGACATCCCGGTTACCTTCGACGTGGCCGACGACGGCACGTTCCTGTACGGGGAACGGTTCACGGGCGAGATCCGCTGGTTCGATCCCACCGACGACTCCGACACGCTCTTCGTGGACGTGGGCACCGTCGGGGAGGAGCAGGAGCAGGGTCTGATCAACGTGGCGCTGCACCCGGACTACCCGGCGACCCCGTACGTGTACGCCTTCGCGACGCGGATCCTTCCGAAACAGGGCGGCGGGACGAAGATCCGCAACCAGCTGCTCCGCTACACGTCGGTCGGTGGGGTCGCGATGGGCAAGCCCACGGTCCTGTTCGTCAGCACCCCCGGCCCGGCGCACAACGGCGGGCGCCTGCACTTCGGTCCCGACGGCAAGCTCTACGTTTTCGTCGGTAACCACGGGATCGCGACGGCCGCGCAGAACCGCGCCAACCCGTTCGGCAAGGTCCTGCGTCTCAACGATGACGGCACGACCCCCGCCGACAACCCGTTCGTCGGGCAGGCCGGGATCGACGCGCGGATCTACGCCTACGGCATGCGCAACGGGATCGGTCTGACCACCGACCCCCTCACCGGGAAGATCTGGCAGACAGAGGCGGGCCCTGAGTGCAACGACGAGATCAACCGGCTGCTCAAGGGCCGCAACTTCGGGTGGGGGCAGAACGCGACGTGCGTCACGCCGCCGAAGGCGCCTCGGAACACGAACCAGGATGGCCCGAACCCGGTGCTGCCCGCCTCGTTCTTCAAGGCGGTCGTCACCCCGACCGGCATCGCGTTCTGCGACGGGTGCGGTCTCGGCGCCGAGGCGGAGGGGATGCTCTTCGCGGGCTCGTTCAACGATCGACGGATCCGGATGCTCGAGCCGAACGAGATGCGCCGGAAGATCGTGTCGCGGACGAACATCCTGACGAACAGTGGTCCCGTGCTGGCGGTCGAGGTCGGGCCGGACGGAACGATCTACTTCAGCGACGAGAACCAGATCCTCGAGCTGACGAGCGTCTGAGCGGAGCGCGGGAGATGACCATCGTTCCGCGGGATCGTCGCAGCCTACGTGCGTTCGCATTGATGCTGCTCGCGGTAGTGTCGGCCGGGCTGCTCTCGGCCCCCTCGTGGGCGACGGGGGAGGGACCGGGCGATGCGACGCGCCGAGGTGCCGCCCCCATGGGCGTCGCCGAGTCCGCTCATGTGATCGCTGCCGGGGACATCGCGTGCGATCCACGCGACGAGGACTTCAACGGGGGCCAGGGGAAAGACGGCCGGTGCAAGCAGATGGCCACGAGCGACCTCTGGGTGGACGCTCCCGACGTGGAGGCCGCGCTGATCCTCGGCGATGTCCAGTACGAGGACGGCAAGCTACGGAAGTTCGAGCGCTCCTACGATCCTTCGTGGGGCCGCGGGATCGGTGTCACCCTCCCGGCCCCGGGCAACCACGAGTATCGGACGCCAGGAGCGCAAGGCTATTTCGACTACTTCGGTTCGGTGGCACAACCCCCGGGTTGGTACTCGGCCGACGTCGGTCCCTGGCATCTCGTCTCGCTGAACTCGACGTGCCCGCCCGTCAACTGCGCCGTGGACTCGCCGCAGGTCGAATGGCTGCGTGACGACCTCGCCGAGGATGACTCCGCGTGCACCCTCGCGTTCTTCCATCACCCCCTGATCGCGTCGGTCG from Actinomycetota bacterium carries:
- a CDS encoding PQQ-dependent sugar dehydrogenase, with product MGRHTRGARRRLIGSIAALGIVGALLTAPGSAGAAIGAQEIAGGLDIPVTFDVADDGTFLYGERFTGEIRWFDPTDDSDTLFVDVGTVGEEQEQGLINVALHPDYPATPYVYAFATRILPKQGGGTKIRNQLLRYTSVGGVAMGKPTVLFVSTPGPAHNGGRLHFGPDGKLYVFVGNHGIATAAQNRANPFGKVLRLNDDGTTPADNPFVGQAGIDARIYAYGMRNGIGLTTDPLTGKIWQTEAGPECNDEINRLLKGRNFGWGQNATCVTPPKAPRNTNQDGPNPVLPASFFKAVVTPTGIAFCDGCGLGAEAEGMLFAGSFNDRRIRMLEPNEMRRKIVSRTNILTNSGPVLAVEVGPDGTIYFSDENQILELTSV
- a CDS encoding metallophosphoesterase; protein product: MTIVPRDRRSLRAFALMLLAVVSAGLLSAPSWATGEGPGDATRRGAAPMGVAESAHVIAAGDIACDPRDEDFNGGQGKDGRCKQMATSDLWVDAPDVEAALILGDVQYEDGKLRKFERSYDPSWGRGIGVTLPAPGNHEYRTPGAQGYFDYFGSVAQPPGWYSADVGPWHLVSLNSTCPPVNCAVDSPQVEWLRDDLAEDDSACTLAFFHHPLIASVGPAGDPSFPKVKTFWRALFRDRADLILVGHQHTYERFAPMTPKLVANSTKGIRQFIVGTGGKDIHQQDFVAPNSERRIRKHGILHLELSEGSYAWAFETIAGNVLDEGTGSCV